A DNA window from Plectropomus leopardus isolate mb unplaced genomic scaffold, YSFRI_Pleo_2.0 unplaced_scaffold12195, whole genome shotgun sequence contains the following coding sequences:
- the LOC121963705 gene encoding transcription factor AP-2-beta-like yields MLWKLVENVKYEDIYEDRHDGVSSHSSRLSQLGSVSHAGPYSSAPPLSHAPSSDFQPPYFPPPYQPLAHYQSQDPYSHVSDPYSLNSLHQSQQSAWGARQRQDATGERMDSSALLAQPRASLPQLPGLDPRRDYGVRRPDVLLHSAHPGLEPGMGDGLLHGLHGMEDVQ; encoded by the coding sequence GACCGGCATGACGGTGTCTCGAGCCACAGCTCGCGCCTGTCCCAGCTGGGCTCGGTATCGCACGCGGGACCCTACTCCAGTGCGCCGCCGCTGTCTCACGCGCCATCGTCTGACTTCCAGCCACCGTACTTTCCGCCGCCGTACCAGCCACTCGCTCACTACCAGAGCCAGGACCCATACTCCCACGTCAGCGACCCGTACTCCCTGAACTCCCTGCACCAGAGCCAGCAGAGCGCATGGGGCGCGCGGCAGCGGCAGGACGCCACCGGGGAGCGGATGGATAGTTCGGCTCTGTTGGCGCAACCTCGGGCCTCGCTGCCTCAGCTGCCCGGGCTGGACCCGCGGAGGGACTACGGTGTGCGGCGGCCGGATGTGCTGCTGCACTCCGCGCACCCGGGACTGGAGCCCGGTATGGGGGACGGACTGCTGCACGGGCTGCACGGTATGGAGGATGTTCAG